GCAGGTAGCGCACGCCGCCCTCGATGTTGTCGCGCTCGTTGAAGATGTCCTTCACGTACATGTCCGTCGCCGTGGCCGGCATGAGCTGCATCAGCCCGCTGGCGCCCTTGTGGCTGAGCGCGTTGGGGTTGAAGTTGCTCTCGGTGTGCATGACGGCGCGCACGAGCGCCGGCGGGATGCGGTAGCGCAGCGCCGCGGCGGTGATGTGCGGATCCAACTCCGGCGGGGTCCGCTTGCGGCCCACCACCGGCGTGTTCTTCGCGGGGGCCTTGGTGAACGTGCCCTTCAGCGTCTTGGCCCGCTTGCTGCCCGAGGGCTGCACGTTCGTATAGATGATGGTGCCGTCCTTCTCGACGTACCGGTAGATGGCATCCGCCCCCGCCGACAAGGGCAGGGCCAGCACGGCGACGGAGAGGAACGCGGAATAGGCACGCATATCGGCCCACGAACCTTAGACATCCGCGGGAAAGTCCTCAAGAAAACGCCTTGTTTCCAGCACTTACAGTCGTTAAGGCTGCTCACCATGCCCCATCGGTTCGATTTCCTCGTCCTGGGAGGCGGCGTGGCGGGTCTTTCGTTCGCCCTCCAGGCGGCCCGCCATGGCACGGTGGCCATCCTCACCAAGCGCGACCGTTTCGAAAGCAACACGGCCTATGCCCAGGGCGGCATCGCCAGCGTGCTCGCGCCCCCTGACACCTTCGAGTCCCACATCGAGGACACGCTGGTGGCGGGTGCGGGGCTGTGCCACCGCGACGCGGTGGAAGTCACGGTGAAGGAAGGCCCCAGCCGCGTGCAGGAGCTGGCGGACCTGGGCGCGGAGTTCAACCGCCGCATCACCGGCGAATTCGACCTCACCCGCGAGGGTGGCCACTCCGCGCGCCGCATCATCCATTCGGGCGACATCACCGGCCGCGAGGTGCAGCGCGCGCTGCTCGCCGCGTGTGACGAAGCCCCCAACATCACCTTCTTCCCGCAGACGGCCGCCATCGACCTCATCCAGGACCGGCGCGTCCCCTCCCCTGGGGTCAGCCGCTGTCTGGGGGTCTACGCCCTGCTGGAAGACGGCGTCATCGAGCGCTTCCTGGCCAAGGTGACGGTGCTGGCCACCGGCGGCGCTGGCAAGGTGTACCTCTACACATCCAACCCGGACGTGGCGACGGGTGACGGCGTGGCCATGGCGTACCGGGCGGGCGCGAAGGTGGCGAACATGGAGTTCTACCAGTTCCACCCCACGTGCCTT
Above is a genomic segment from Myxococcus xanthus containing:
- a CDS encoding lytic transglycosylase domain-containing protein, translating into MRAYSAFLSVAVLALPLSAGADAIYRYVEKDGTIIYTNVQPSGSKRAKTLKGTFTKAPAKNTPVVGRKRTPPELDPHITAAALRYRIPPALVRAVMHTESNFNPNALSHKGASGLMQLMPATATDMYVKDIFNERDNIEGGVRYLRVLANMFDGDMVKMVAAYNAGPEAVKRYGGKVPPYEETQGYVRKVLKLYYHYKEREAAVSSGPSEPTSQNDDAREGAGGDEPR